The following proteins are encoded in a genomic region of Novosphingobium sp. PP1Y:
- a CDS encoding VOC family protein, whose amino-acid sequence MKPAALLVATALFAAMPTPSPVQAKEVASADYSVGPQYDTTHVYVPEAKFDAFVASFVATFGGSISKQGEFQVTPTKSLTKSQLARTPAGTVSVFGFKTPIPYPFGDERTGYLVTDIDAAVASAVKHGAIRRIATFPDPIGRDSVIQWPGGVNMQLYWHTAKPNYAPLATTPENRIYLTEDVADRFITGWTGFARGKILSDDRAAPGAEVGQPGKTIRRVAIETGYGKMVVYVTDGQLPWPYGRDMTGYEVADLSATLARATAAGVETLVVPYSTGGRQAAIVRFPGGYIAEIHTNMGK is encoded by the coding sequence ATGAAACCCGCTGCCCTCCTCGTCGCCACCGCGCTCTTTGCCGCGATGCCGACCCCTTCTCCGGTCCAGGCAAAAGAGGTCGCCAGCGCCGATTATTCGGTCGGACCGCAATATGATACGACGCATGTCTATGTGCCCGAAGCAAAATTCGACGCCTTTGTGGCCAGTTTCGTCGCGACATTCGGCGGCTCGATCTCGAAGCAGGGCGAGTTCCAGGTCACGCCGACTAAAAGCCTGACCAAGTCGCAGCTCGCGCGGACGCCGGCGGGGACCGTTTCGGTGTTCGGGTTCAAAACCCCGATCCCTTACCCGTTCGGTGACGAGCGCACTGGTTATCTCGTGACCGATATCGACGCAGCCGTCGCCTCCGCGGTCAAACACGGCGCGATCCGTCGCATCGCGACGTTCCCGGATCCTATTGGCCGCGATTCCGTGATCCAGTGGCCAGGCGGCGTGAACATGCAGCTCTATTGGCATACGGCGAAACCAAATTACGCGCCGCTCGCCACCACTCCCGAAAACCGCATCTATCTTACCGAAGATGTGGCCGATCGCTTCATCACCGGCTGGACCGGCTTTGCCCGCGGCAAGATCCTTTCTGATGATCGAGCGGCGCCTGGCGCCGAAGTTGGCCAGCCCGGCAAGACCATCCGCCGCGTCGCAATCGAGACCGGGTACGGCAAGATGGTCGTCTACGTCACCGACGGGCAACTGCCCTGGCCCTATGGCCGCGACATGACCGGTTATGAGGTGGCCGACCTCAGCGCCACGCTCGCTAGGGCGACGGCGGCCGGGGTCGAGACGCTCGTCGTTCCCTACTCCACTGGCGGGCGTCAGGCGGCGATCGTGCGGTTCCCCGGCGGCTATATCGCCGAAATACACACCAATATGGGCAAATGA